Proteins from a single region of Haloarcula laminariae:
- a CDS encoding amidohydrolase family protein, with amino-acid sequence MLELEHGFRVVDVHARVEPDEERRPRPGLGDPEQLEREMHQAGVVRAVVYPNAREGEYLKANNAVARMSVGRPLVAFARIDGAREPGGGAGSRLRNLTGRGDGDHTTPEDIEQYAYDDRFYGFKLHPAKDGLPSEPVLEQLADVDLPVLVHGGDDVPPSTVADELLGYDIPVVLSHFGGHPLRVSLMDEAIDLLDDHDRLYLDTSVVRYRDLLERAIREHPDRVLFGSGAPHTHPNVAVMEILTLDVPEDAMKKVFSNNAGRVVEPLAPRQL; translated from the coding sequence ATGCTGGAGCTGGAGCACGGCTTTCGAGTGGTCGACGTCCACGCGCGCGTGGAGCCGGACGAGGAGCGCCGACCCCGGCCCGGCCTGGGGGACCCCGAACAGCTCGAACGGGAGATGCACCAGGCCGGCGTGGTCCGGGCCGTCGTCTATCCGAACGCCCGCGAAGGGGAGTATCTGAAGGCCAACAACGCCGTCGCCCGGATGTCTGTCGGCCGACCGCTGGTGGCGTTCGCCCGTATCGACGGCGCCCGGGAGCCCGGCGGCGGGGCCGGCTCCCGGCTCCGGAACCTGACCGGCCGCGGCGACGGCGACCACACCACCCCCGAGGACATCGAGCAGTACGCGTACGACGACCGCTTCTACGGCTTCAAGCTCCACCCGGCCAAGGACGGACTGCCGAGCGAACCGGTGCTCGAGCAGCTGGCCGACGTCGACCTGCCGGTGCTGGTCCACGGCGGCGACGACGTTCCCCCCTCGACTGTCGCCGACGAGCTATTGGGCTACGACATCCCCGTCGTCCTCTCACACTTCGGGGGCCACCCGCTCCGCGTCTCCCTGATGGACGAGGCGATAGACCTGCTGGACGACCACGACCGGCTGTATCTGGACACGAGCGTCGTCCGCTATCGGGACCTGCTGGAGCGGGCTATCCGGGAGCATCCCGACCGCGTCCTCTTCGGTAGCGGCGCCCCGCACACCCATCCGAACGTCGCGGTGATGGAGATTCTCACGCTGGACGTACCCGAGGACGCGATGAAGAAGGTGTTCTCGAACAACGCGGGGCGAGTCGTCGAGCCGCTCGCCCCCCGACAGCTCTGA
- the thsA gene encoding thermosome subunit alpha, with protein sequence MGGQPLFILDEDAQRTHGKDAQSSNISAGKAVSESVRTTLGPRGMDKMLVSDSGDVVITNDGATILSEMDIEHPAAQMIVEVAQTQEDEVGDGTTTASVLAGELLAKAEDLLDDDVHPTTIVEGYHEAAALAQEAIEAEVLDVELDDDTLVEVAESSMTGKGTGDVDAERLAEVIVEAVRHAKTDDGVLRENIDVHTQTGAATSATELVEGVIIDDTPVHDNMPRSVEDAAVAVLDAELDVKESNVDAQYNVTNVDQLNAALDAEESELSGYAEAVVESGADVVFVTDDVADRVASQLAKAGVLAVESVSSSTAKDIVETTGAKRVGSVEDLGEDALGLAETIGVEKHGDDEVTFIQGGAAAQKVTVFARGSTEHVVDEIERALNDALDVTIAALDAGGVVPGAGATEIAAADHIRDSAASIEGRKQLAVEAFADAIDVLPRTLAENTGLDAIDALVDLRSRHESEGIAGVISEGQTGVVDDPVDYGIIDPAAVKREAVDSATEAATMIVRIDDVISSS encoded by the coding sequence ATGGGCGGCCAGCCCCTCTTCATTCTTGACGAGGACGCCCAGCGCACACACGGGAAGGACGCACAGTCGTCGAACATCTCCGCCGGTAAGGCCGTCAGCGAGTCCGTACGGACCACGCTCGGCCCGCGGGGAATGGACAAGATGCTCGTCTCCGACAGCGGCGACGTCGTCATCACGAACGACGGCGCGACCATCCTCTCGGAGATGGACATCGAACACCCCGCCGCGCAGATGATCGTCGAGGTCGCCCAGACCCAGGAGGACGAGGTCGGCGACGGGACGACCACGGCGTCCGTGCTGGCCGGCGAACTGCTCGCGAAAGCCGAGGACCTGCTCGACGACGACGTCCACCCGACGACCATCGTCGAGGGGTACCACGAGGCCGCGGCCCTCGCACAGGAAGCAATCGAGGCCGAAGTGCTGGACGTCGAACTCGACGACGACACGCTCGTCGAGGTCGCCGAGTCCTCGATGACCGGCAAGGGCACCGGCGACGTCGACGCCGAGCGCCTGGCCGAAGTCATCGTCGAGGCCGTCCGCCACGCCAAGACCGACGACGGGGTCCTGCGGGAGAACATCGACGTCCACACCCAGACCGGCGCGGCCACCTCCGCGACCGAACTCGTCGAGGGCGTCATTATCGACGACACGCCCGTCCACGACAACATGCCCCGCTCGGTCGAGGACGCCGCCGTCGCCGTCCTCGACGCCGAGCTCGACGTCAAGGAGAGCAACGTCGACGCCCAGTACAACGTCACCAACGTCGACCAGCTCAACGCCGCGCTCGACGCCGAGGAGTCCGAGCTGTCGGGCTACGCCGAAGCGGTCGTCGAGTCGGGCGCCGACGTCGTCTTCGTCACCGACGACGTCGCCGACCGCGTCGCCTCCCAGCTGGCGAAAGCCGGCGTACTCGCCGTCGAGTCCGTCAGTTCCTCGACCGCGAAGGACATCGTCGAGACCACCGGCGCCAAGCGCGTCGGCTCCGTCGAGGACCTCGGCGAGGACGCCCTGGGTCTCGCCGAGACCATCGGCGTCGAGAAGCACGGTGACGACGAAGTGACGTTCATCCAGGGCGGCGCGGCCGCCCAGAAGGTCACCGTCTTCGCTCGCGGCTCGACCGAACACGTCGTCGACGAGATCGAGCGCGCGCTCAACGACGCGCTGGACGTGACCATCGCCGCCCTCGACGCCGGTGGTGTCGTCCCCGGCGCCGGTGCGACCGAAATCGCCGCCGCCGACCACATCCGCGACTCCGCGGCGTCCATCGAGGGCCGCAAACAGCTCGCCGTCGAGGCCTTCGCAGACGCCATCGACGTCCTCCCGCGCACGCTCGCGGAGAACACCGGCCTCGACGCCATCGACGCCCTGGTCGACCTGCGCTCGCGCCACGAGAGCGAGGGCATCGCCGGCGTCATCAGCGAGGGCCAGACGGGCGTCGTCGACGACCCCGTCGACTACGGCATCATCGACCCCGCCGCTGTCAAGCGCGAAGCCGTCGACTCGGCCACCGAGGCCGCGACGATGATCGTCCGCATCGACGACGTCATCTCGTCTAGTTAG
- a CDS encoding glycosyltransferase family 2 protein: MELSVVVPTLNGREELAGCLDALAEQVPDAEVIVVNGPSADGTTGMVQDRSDVDVLVEIADRSVTVARNAGLDRATGDIVALVSHTLSVEDGWREAVRTGTESHAVVTGPTHERLTAGMTTESKESRTIAGREVTYFNAGNVAFRREALDALDGFDEYLEIGSSRDVAHRLAEREYSVGWNSGMCVRREFEADGGIRERDWHWKYRSLAYRMVKNYGVRPTVVRRLVTHAGGDAVEALKGVARGDTAPSQWFSTGRDVVGGTGAGSKDGFLARYRGGENPNGRSVRADRAVTVYDWR, from the coding sequence ATGGAGCTATCGGTAGTGGTCCCGACGCTGAACGGCCGGGAGGAGCTGGCCGGCTGTCTGGACGCACTCGCCGAGCAGGTGCCCGACGCCGAGGTCATCGTCGTCAACGGGCCCTCTGCCGATGGCACGACCGGGATGGTCCAGGACCGGTCGGACGTCGACGTGCTGGTCGAAATCGCGGACCGCTCGGTCACCGTCGCCCGCAACGCCGGGCTGGACCGGGCGACGGGCGACATCGTGGCGCTGGTGAGTCACACTCTCTCCGTCGAGGACGGGTGGCGCGAGGCCGTCCGGACGGGGACCGAATCGCACGCGGTCGTTACCGGCCCGACCCACGAGCGACTCACCGCGGGGATGACGACCGAGTCCAAGGAGTCACGGACCATCGCCGGGCGCGAGGTGACGTATTTCAACGCCGGCAACGTCGCCTTCCGGCGCGAGGCACTCGACGCGCTCGACGGGTTCGACGAGTACCTGGAGATAGGGAGTTCCCGCGACGTGGCCCACCGGCTGGCCGAGCGGGAGTACAGCGTCGGGTGGAACAGCGGGATGTGCGTGCGGCGGGAGTTCGAGGCCGACGGCGGCATCCGGGAACGGGACTGGCACTGGAAGTACCGGTCGCTGGCCTACCGGATGGTGAAAAACTACGGGGTTCGGCCGACGGTCGTTCGGCGGCTGGTGACCCACGCCGGCGGCGACGCCGTCGAGGCCCTGAAAGGCGTCGCCCGGGGGGACACCGCCCCGTCGCAGTGGTTCTCGACCGGGCGGGACGTCGTCGGCGGCACCGGAGCAGGGAGCAAGGACGGCTTCCTCGCGCGGTACCGCGGCGGCGAGAACCCCAACGGCCGGTCGGTCCGGGCCGACCGCGCCGTTACGGTGTACGACTGGCGGTAG